A genomic region of Luteibacter aegosomatissinici contains the following coding sequences:
- a CDS encoding sensor domain-containing diguanylate cyclase, whose protein sequence is MAFTQVLPTPAANLDSNEAFLKQAESIALADHPRFLGMLAQLKTMMPSLDTHQQWRVRYLEAWELEYEARSYEAEPKLHDIVAHSGSKALVAKAMAQLLYGYSATHRFKETFTLAKQAAELLPTLDDPKARFSLLSHLSQELNIAGNPSVALQYARMMKESLPPGGTLCEPLALELAARYNLKTVRWDSPEFPAAAKLCEAGGELVYGNSIWLNQATLMVEAHQPQAAAVILDRIAASIERNGYQSGQASYGLLRAQIAEQMGRDDEARKTGLAVLAMFKPGETDIFLRDIYEMLYRIEKRAGNTTAALGYYQEFAVQDRAYLDDVSARELAYQAVQQHSLMQKAEADRLERQNQVLQLENALAKKATETSRLHVVLLGVVLVTVLAWTFRIQRSQRRFRLLSQNDGLTGIFNHQHFMDELEAALGEMKLRRSTACLVLLDLDHFKDVNDTYGHAVGDAVLQRAVATCQQILGPSDLFGRLGGEEFGVLLPGRELPDAAAIADAIRAAMASTPVSIDGLVVEYSTSAGVASTRDSGHDLHQLRKDADAALYLAKRSGRNRVMTASLKA, encoded by the coding sequence CCATCCCCGGTTCCTTGGGATGCTTGCACAGCTGAAGACGATGATGCCTTCACTGGATACGCACCAGCAGTGGCGGGTACGGTACCTGGAGGCGTGGGAACTTGAGTATGAGGCACGAAGCTACGAGGCAGAGCCGAAGCTGCACGACATCGTCGCGCATTCCGGCTCGAAGGCCCTTGTCGCCAAGGCCATGGCGCAGCTCTTGTATGGCTATTCAGCCACGCACCGTTTCAAGGAGACGTTCACGCTAGCGAAGCAGGCGGCGGAGCTTCTTCCGACACTGGATGATCCCAAGGCCCGTTTTTCGCTGCTTAGCCACCTCTCGCAGGAGCTGAACATCGCGGGAAATCCTTCAGTTGCGCTCCAATACGCGCGGATGATGAAGGAAAGCCTTCCCCCGGGCGGCACGTTGTGCGAACCCCTCGCGCTTGAGCTCGCCGCGCGATACAACCTGAAGACGGTGCGCTGGGATAGCCCGGAATTTCCCGCCGCGGCCAAGCTTTGTGAGGCGGGCGGCGAACTCGTCTACGGCAACTCTATCTGGCTGAACCAGGCCACCTTGATGGTCGAGGCGCATCAACCACAGGCCGCGGCGGTCATTCTCGATCGCATCGCGGCGTCGATCGAACGCAACGGCTACCAATCGGGCCAGGCTTCCTATGGGCTGCTCCGCGCACAGATCGCCGAACAGATGGGGCGCGATGATGAGGCCCGGAAGACTGGGCTGGCAGTGCTTGCCATGTTCAAGCCAGGCGAGACGGATATCTTCCTGCGCGATATCTACGAGATGCTTTACCGGATTGAAAAGCGTGCTGGCAACACGACGGCTGCACTCGGGTACTACCAGGAATTCGCGGTCCAGGATCGCGCGTATCTTGACGATGTGTCGGCGCGCGAGCTGGCTTACCAGGCAGTGCAGCAGCACTCCCTGATGCAGAAAGCCGAAGCCGACCGTCTCGAGCGGCAGAACCAGGTGCTTCAGTTGGAGAATGCCCTGGCGAAGAAGGCGACGGAAACCAGCCGCCTCCACGTCGTTCTCCTGGGTGTCGTGCTCGTTACCGTGCTGGCCTGGACGTTCCGCATACAGCGTTCGCAGCGGCGCTTTCGCCTGCTTTCCCAGAACGATGGCCTCACGGGTATTTTCAACCACCAGCACTTCATGGATGAGCTGGAAGCGGCCTTAGGCGAGATGAAACTGCGGCGCTCCACCGCATGCCTTGTCCTTCTCGACCTCGATCACTTCAAGGATGTGAACGACACCTACGGCCATGCCGTCGGCGACGCCGTGCTTCAGCGGGCGGTCGCCACCTGCCAACAGATCCTTGGGCCGTCAGACTTGTTTGGTCGCCTGGGCGGCGAGGAATTTGGTGTACTGCTGCCTGGGCGCGAACTGCCGGACGCTGCGGCGATCGCGGACGCCATCCGCGCGGCGATGGCGTCGACACCGGTATCGATCGATGGGCTGGTCGTCGAGTACTCAACCAGTGCCGGCGTTGCATCGACCCGTGATTCGGGCCACGACCTGCACCAGCTACGTAAGGACGCCGATGCCGCGCTCTACCTGGCTAAGCGCTCGGGTCGGAACCGGGTCATGACGGCGTCGTTGAAAGCCTGA
- a CDS encoding bifunctional diguanylate cyclase/phosphodiesterase produces MADLPSRQSIRLIRTAGIIVGIALGAVLAVVLMHDYSRRAAGARSQGHALARGAQRLLDAQLHGLQRALQGIVRDVQDIDSTAPALASELIAKNIAGVGERKTELRDLMLVDATGRAITSGTPDPHLREWATTRPGDAAALALGPLARGPDGRWNMPVALPMPRGGWVFARVSQAQFQDVVDHIDAGRHGVTAITDRFAIIVARTGSGDDVAGQPVSVLWAPGRLGGDVGLSKLDNTERLVASNDPAMYPLGVGVGIAVRDYMGPWYNFLGVSIAVWVLYWLGFAFLYRRVAEADVAQRHHVSELTEATERWRQAQRLGHTGTWRADARRNRLTWDTQVEGMLGVAATGDGIDDATFYNYIHPEDVERSRDAFVHAWKTGATLNLDFRWLRPDGTQRWISGTGAIVDIDGEKAMTGTVVDATSRIETQRQLAEAEQRFRLMFERTPLPAWVFDLDSLEFLEVNAAAMRNYGYTRAEFLRMAVIDIRPESEVAPLQHALATQDVATMMGRTWVHRRKDGSLLDVRIHTTALEFMGHHARLVLAEDVTERSRAERDLAWRASHDMLTGLANTEALTDFLDRRFGTRRWYEVIYVHLRGLDLISDTYGLEAGRTVLQQVGRRFATLGTDFGMAAHRPSERFLLAVMQPDKRERAIEALTSAVSEPVLLDGTWHALDPEIGVATHPADGTSAEQIIAAAAMAAHFHGETSGLPRPFDASMAERSIERLRMASRIRQAIDQNEFILHFQPILDATTGAVEKLEALLRWPAADGTFVSPEDFIPLSEETGLIVEIGRWVFEEAAQCHVALARAGHGALTIAVNVSAVQFQRTDVATDVGNAITRFELPRGALAIELTESSLMANRRSAMAAMRRLSAQGTHVSLDDFGTGFSSMAYLRDLPIDSLKIDRVFVSDVSTNERSASICRAIITLAHTLGMTVVAEGVETQAQLAWLVAAGCDSVQGFHRARPMAFDALVDFLGTQPAGDVVLQH; encoded by the coding sequence ATGGCAGATCTTCCGTCGCGCCAATCCATTCGCCTGATTCGCACGGCGGGCATCATCGTGGGCATCGCCCTGGGCGCCGTGCTGGCCGTCGTACTCATGCATGACTACTCCCGGCGCGCCGCCGGGGCGCGTAGCCAGGGGCACGCCCTTGCCCGTGGCGCCCAGCGCCTGCTCGATGCGCAGTTGCATGGCTTGCAGCGCGCCCTGCAGGGAATCGTGCGTGATGTGCAGGATATCGACAGTACCGCGCCGGCACTGGCCAGCGAGCTGATCGCAAAGAACATCGCCGGCGTGGGCGAGCGCAAAACCGAACTCCGTGACCTGATGCTGGTGGATGCCACGGGCCGGGCGATCACAAGCGGCACGCCGGATCCCCACCTTCGCGAGTGGGCGACCACGCGCCCCGGCGATGCCGCAGCGCTGGCGCTGGGGCCGTTGGCAAGGGGCCCGGATGGCCGCTGGAACATGCCCGTCGCCCTGCCGATGCCCCGCGGGGGCTGGGTGTTCGCCCGTGTCAGCCAGGCGCAGTTCCAGGATGTCGTGGACCACATCGACGCCGGGCGACACGGGGTCACGGCGATCACCGATCGTTTTGCGATCATCGTGGCGCGCACGGGCTCAGGCGACGACGTGGCGGGCCAGCCGGTTTCCGTGCTCTGGGCGCCTGGCCGTCTCGGCGGCGATGTCGGGCTGAGCAAGCTCGACAACACCGAGCGCCTGGTCGCATCGAACGATCCTGCGATGTACCCGCTCGGCGTCGGTGTAGGCATTGCGGTCCGCGACTACATGGGCCCCTGGTACAACTTCCTGGGCGTGAGCATCGCCGTGTGGGTGCTGTACTGGCTTGGCTTCGCGTTCCTCTACCGGCGTGTCGCCGAGGCCGACGTGGCCCAGCGCCACCACGTATCGGAACTAACTGAGGCGACCGAACGCTGGCGGCAAGCGCAGCGGCTCGGCCACACCGGCACGTGGCGCGCCGATGCCCGGCGCAACCGGCTCACATGGGACACGCAGGTGGAAGGCATGCTCGGTGTCGCCGCCACCGGCGACGGCATCGACGATGCGACGTTCTACAACTACATCCACCCGGAGGATGTCGAGCGCTCACGCGACGCGTTCGTGCATGCGTGGAAGACCGGCGCCACCCTGAATCTCGATTTCCGCTGGCTACGCCCCGACGGCACGCAGCGCTGGATTTCAGGCACCGGGGCCATCGTCGATATCGATGGTGAAAAAGCGATGACCGGCACGGTGGTGGATGCCACCAGCCGCATCGAGACCCAGCGCCAGCTCGCGGAAGCCGAACAGCGCTTCCGCCTGATGTTTGAGCGTACGCCCCTGCCCGCCTGGGTCTTCGACCTGGATAGCCTGGAGTTCCTGGAGGTGAACGCGGCCGCCATGCGTAATTACGGCTATACCCGCGCCGAGTTCCTGCGCATGGCCGTGATCGATATCCGTCCCGAATCGGAGGTCGCCCCACTCCAGCACGCCCTGGCCACGCAGGATGTCGCCACGATGATGGGCCGCACGTGGGTGCACCGGCGAAAGGATGGCAGCCTGCTCGATGTGCGCATCCACACGACGGCCCTGGAATTCATGGGCCACCACGCGCGACTGGTGCTGGCCGAGGATGTAACCGAACGAAGCCGTGCCGAGCGCGACCTTGCCTGGCGCGCTTCGCACGACATGCTCACGGGCCTCGCCAACACAGAAGCACTTACCGATTTCCTCGACAGGCGCTTCGGTACGCGGCGTTGGTACGAGGTGATTTACGTGCACCTGCGTGGACTCGACCTGATTTCCGACACCTACGGACTGGAGGCCGGCCGCACTGTGTTGCAGCAGGTGGGCCGTCGCTTTGCGACTCTTGGCACGGACTTCGGCATGGCGGCGCACCGGCCGAGCGAACGATTCCTGCTCGCGGTAATGCAGCCGGACAAGCGCGAGCGGGCGATTGAAGCGCTGACATCTGCCGTAAGCGAGCCCGTGCTTCTGGATGGCACCTGGCACGCGCTGGATCCCGAGATCGGCGTAGCCACGCACCCGGCCGATGGCACGAGTGCCGAGCAGATCATTGCCGCCGCTGCGATGGCCGCGCACTTCCATGGTGAAACCTCCGGCCTGCCCCGCCCGTTTGACGCATCGATGGCCGAGCGTTCGATCGAGCGCCTGCGCATGGCGTCGCGCATTCGCCAGGCCATCGACCAGAACGAATTCATCCTGCATTTCCAGCCCATCCTCGATGCGACCACCGGGGCGGTAGAGAAGCTCGAGGCGTTGCTTCGCTGGCCCGCGGCGGACGGTACCTTCGTGTCGCCCGAGGACTTCATCCCCCTCAGCGAAGAGACCGGGCTCATCGTCGAGATCGGCCGCTGGGTATTCGAAGAAGCCGCGCAATGCCACGTCGCGCTGGCGCGCGCCGGCCACGGTGCGCTGACCATTGCCGTCAATGTCTCTGCCGTGCAGTTCCAGCGTACCGATGTGGCTACCGATGTGGGTAACGCGATCACCCGCTTTGAATTACCGCGCGGCGCCCTGGCTATCGAGCTCACCGAAAGCAGCCTGATGGCGAACCGCCGTTCGGCAATGGCCGCCATGCGCCGCCTTAGCGCCCAAGGCACCCACGTCTCGCTCGATGATTTCGGCACCGGCTTCTCGAGCATGGCGTACCTGCGCGACCTGCCGATCGATTCGTTGAAGATCGATCGCGTGTTTGTCAGCGATGTATCCACGAACGAACGTTCCGCATCGATCTGCCGCGCGATCATCACGCTGGCGCACACGCTGGGCATGACGGTGGTTGCTGAAGGCGTGGAAACCCAGGCCCAACTGGCTTGGCTGGTTGCTGCCGGGTGTGACAGTGTGCAGGGGTTTCATCGGGCAAGGCCGATGGCGTTTGATGCGCTGGTGGATTTTCTGGGAACACAGCCGGCGGGTGATGTCGTCCTGCAGCACTGA
- a CDS encoding HAD-IIA family hydrolase, with protein MVDRNDIACWLTDMDGVLVHENKALPGAPELIRQWRERDTPFLVLTNNSIFTPRDLSARLRRSGLDVPENQLWTSALATAAFLKDQSPGGSAFVMGEAGLTTAMHEAGFIMTDTAPDYVVLGETRTYSFAAITKAIRLIGNGARFICTNPDATSPSSEGPLPATGAVAALITKCTGREPYVVGKPNPMMFRSAMNKLGAHSHNTGMIGDRMDTDVVAGIEAGLHTVLVLSGIATREDVELYPFRPAEILNSVADLLDS; from the coding sequence GTGGTCGACCGCAACGACATCGCCTGCTGGCTGACGGACATGGACGGCGTGCTCGTCCATGAAAACAAGGCGCTCCCGGGTGCCCCCGAGCTGATCCGGCAATGGCGCGAGCGCGATACCCCGTTCCTCGTCCTGACCAACAACTCGATCTTCACCCCGCGCGACCTGAGCGCGCGCCTGCGCCGTTCGGGCCTGGACGTGCCTGAGAACCAACTGTGGACTTCAGCGTTGGCCACGGCCGCCTTCCTGAAGGACCAGTCACCGGGTGGCTCCGCGTTTGTCATGGGCGAGGCGGGCCTCACCACGGCCATGCACGAGGCCGGTTTCATCATGACCGACACCGCGCCGGACTACGTGGTGCTGGGCGAGACCCGGACCTATTCGTTCGCCGCCATCACCAAGGCCATCCGCCTGATTGGCAACGGCGCGCGCTTCATCTGCACCAACCCCGACGCGACCAGCCCCAGCTCCGAAGGCCCGCTGCCGGCCACCGGCGCCGTGGCCGCGTTGATCACCAAGTGCACGGGCCGCGAGCCCTACGTGGTGGGCAAGCCGAACCCCATGATGTTCCGCTCGGCCATGAACAAGCTGGGTGCCCATTCGCACAACACCGGCATGATCGGTGACCGCATGGATACCGACGTGGTCGCGGGCATCGAGGCTGGTTTGCATACCGTGCTGGTACTCAGCGGCATCGCCACGCGCGAAGACGTCGAGCTCTACCCCTTCCGCCCGGCCGAGATCCTCAACTCCGTCGCCGACCTCCTGGATTCCTGA
- a CDS encoding DUF1302 domain-containing protein — protein MHSRCRLLAMVSFAALLSPALHATDFTLAGGEVKGTLKTRVVAGAGVRLNDPSKHLVGKGFRSDGKPKGGDGADTADDGNLNYGKGDVYSSLFKVVSSLDLSYRNVGIVASARTWYDHTLENKNVPQGSGASAFAANQPLDDHGLSKSNHFSGFMWLNAYAYGHFAMGDASALDLRVGKQTVKWGEGLFLQGINQVNPTDYTTLHRPGTDPVTEAQLPVEMLWGKVTFNEHWSAEAFWQWKWRPSELDPCGTFFSGTDLGIDPGCGGIESNAYYPINAYSPGAGQWLSDGYQYAVGGVLPRYANIQGKNSGQYGATLRYTFDKPATYLAAYYLRYNSRNPILDATTIDPALQNNNLVPVLVAAGAPLSDAQLSARLSSIHVLWEYPNDIRLWGISGSTMLGGWKVGGELSYTQDLPVQINTADMFAALTRSGGPIGVRNTLTAPGGILYGYDRYDRTQLLLNTTHAFKDVLGADTATLAAEAVFNHTDLPSLADVRYGRGFHWGFSTELNGGGCPAVQNPAGCRNGGFYSRDAWGWRAKGTLNYAVGRWALSPSLGLGQDVHGYSVDGQLVGGRKQASVGFNATLDKTWFANLTYTNYLGHQTYDNLADHDFATLSFGANF, from the coding sequence ATGCATTCACGTTGTCGCTTGCTTGCCATGGTGTCGTTCGCGGCGCTCTTGTCCCCTGCCCTGCATGCCACGGACTTTACGCTTGCAGGCGGCGAGGTGAAAGGAACCCTGAAGACACGTGTGGTGGCAGGTGCCGGCGTACGCCTGAATGATCCTTCAAAACACCTGGTCGGCAAGGGTTTCCGTTCCGATGGTAAGCCCAAGGGCGGCGATGGCGCGGATACCGCCGACGATGGCAACCTGAACTACGGCAAGGGCGACGTGTACTCCAGCCTGTTCAAGGTAGTGAGTTCGCTGGATCTGTCGTACCGCAACGTCGGTATCGTCGCCAGCGCCCGAACGTGGTACGACCACACGCTGGAAAACAAGAACGTGCCCCAGGGCAGCGGGGCCAGCGCCTTCGCGGCCAACCAGCCGCTCGACGACCACGGCCTGTCGAAGTCCAACCACTTCTCCGGCTTCATGTGGCTCAACGCGTACGCCTACGGCCATTTCGCCATGGGCGATGCCAGCGCCCTGGATCTTCGCGTCGGCAAGCAGACCGTGAAATGGGGTGAAGGCCTGTTCCTCCAGGGCATCAACCAGGTAAACCCCACGGATTACACCACCCTGCACCGGCCCGGCACCGATCCGGTGACCGAGGCGCAACTTCCTGTGGAAATGCTCTGGGGCAAGGTAACGTTCAATGAGCACTGGAGCGCCGAGGCGTTCTGGCAGTGGAAGTGGCGGCCGTCGGAACTCGATCCCTGCGGTACCTTCTTCTCGGGCACTGACCTGGGCATCGACCCCGGTTGCGGCGGCATCGAGAGCAATGCGTACTACCCGATAAATGCTTACAGCCCCGGTGCGGGCCAATGGCTGAGCGACGGGTACCAGTATGCCGTGGGCGGCGTGTTGCCGCGCTACGCCAATATCCAGGGCAAGAACAGCGGCCAATACGGCGCGACCTTGCGCTACACCTTCGACAAGCCCGCGACCTACCTGGCTGCGTATTACCTGCGTTACAACTCACGCAACCCCATCCTCGATGCCACCACGATCGACCCCGCGCTGCAGAACAACAACCTGGTGCCGGTCCTGGTCGCAGCAGGCGCGCCATTGAGCGATGCGCAGCTTTCAGCCCGCCTGTCGTCCATTCATGTGCTGTGGGAATACCCGAATGACATCCGTCTATGGGGTATCTCGGGCAGCACCATGCTTGGCGGGTGGAAGGTTGGCGGCGAGCTGAGCTACACGCAGGACCTGCCGGTACAGATCAACACGGCCGATATGTTCGCGGCACTGACTCGCAGCGGTGGCCCGATCGGCGTACGCAACACGCTGACCGCTCCCGGCGGCATCCTGTATGGGTACGACCGCTACGACCGCACGCAGCTGCTGCTCAACACCACGCACGCATTCAAGGATGTGCTCGGCGCCGACACGGCGACGCTGGCCGCCGAGGCCGTGTTCAATCACACGGACCTGCCCAGCCTGGCGGACGTGCGTTATGGCCGCGGCTTCCACTGGGGCTTTTCCACCGAACTGAATGGCGGCGGTTGCCCAGCCGTGCAGAACCCGGCGGGCTGCCGCAACGGCGGCTTCTATTCGCGCGACGCCTGGGGCTGGCGTGCCAAGGGCACGCTGAACTATGCGGTGGGCCGCTGGGCACTAAGCCCTTCCCTGGGCCTGGGCCAGGATGTCCACGGCTATTCCGTGGACGGCCAGTTGGTGGGTGGCCGCAAGCAGGCCAGCGTGGGGTTCAACGCCACGCTGGATAAAACGTGGTTCGCCAACCTCACCTACACCAATTACCTGGGCCACCAGACGTACGACAACCTGGCCGATCATGACTTCGCGACGCTATCGTTCGGGGCGAATTTCTAG
- a CDS encoding MFS transporter translates to MSATLDTDLVDHRPLGRSDAKTLVLAALGGALEFYDFVIFVYFAKTIGHLFFPAGASDFVAQLQGFGLFAVAYLARPLGGIVMAHFGDRVGRKRMFTLSVFMMAVPTLLIGLLPTYASIGLLAPVLLTLFRIVQGLAIGGEIPGAWVFVAEHVPSNRVGLACAALTSGLTAGILMGSLVAAGLSARLPEADMLAYGWRIAFILGGVFGFFAVYVRRWLSETPVFARMRERKELSAELPAWVVLRDHRAGVVLSMLVTWVLTAAIVVDILMTPTLMQTAFKIEQARAFSGGSLAALALCFGCFFGGLLVDRVGRGLAMLIGSVGLAASTYLLYFDLHAGGTNLMLLYPLAGLFAGVAGIIPAILVAAFPPAIRFSGISLSYNVAYAICGAATPLLVGFLAKTAGGMGPAHYVGAVSLVGVGCAIYLLVTRRAFYQR, encoded by the coding sequence ATGAGCGCAACCCTCGATACCGACTTGGTCGATCACCGCCCACTGGGCCGTAGCGACGCTAAAACACTCGTTCTTGCCGCCCTGGGTGGTGCCCTCGAGTTCTATGATTTTGTGATCTTCGTCTACTTTGCGAAGACCATTGGTCACTTGTTCTTTCCCGCGGGCGCCTCGGATTTCGTTGCGCAGCTGCAGGGTTTTGGCTTGTTCGCGGTGGCCTATCTCGCGCGGCCGCTGGGCGGCATCGTCATGGCGCACTTCGGCGATCGCGTCGGCCGCAAGCGCATGTTCACGCTCAGCGTGTTCATGATGGCCGTGCCGACCTTGCTCATTGGCCTGCTCCCCACCTACGCGAGCATTGGCCTGCTTGCGCCCGTCCTGCTCACGTTGTTCCGCATCGTGCAGGGCCTGGCCATCGGTGGCGAAATCCCGGGCGCGTGGGTGTTCGTCGCGGAACACGTGCCTTCGAACCGCGTGGGCCTGGCCTGCGCCGCGCTCACCTCGGGCCTCACCGCCGGCATCCTCATGGGATCGCTGGTGGCCGCTGGCCTGAGTGCGCGCCTGCCCGAGGCCGATATGCTTGCCTACGGCTGGCGCATCGCGTTCATCCTGGGGGGCGTCTTCGGGTTCTTCGCGGTGTACGTGCGCCGCTGGCTTAGCGAAACCCCGGTCTTTGCCCGCATGCGCGAGCGCAAGGAATTGAGCGCGGAGCTCCCGGCCTGGGTGGTGCTGCGTGACCACCGTGCCGGCGTTGTTCTTTCGATGCTGGTCACCTGGGTGCTCACGGCCGCCATCGTGGTCGATATCCTCATGACGCCCACGCTGATGCAGACCGCGTTCAAGATCGAGCAGGCGCGTGCCTTCAGCGGTGGAAGCCTCGCCGCGCTGGCCCTGTGCTTCGGCTGTTTCTTCGGCGGCCTGCTGGTCGATCGGGTGGGTCGCGGCCTGGCCATGTTGATCGGCTCGGTCGGTCTCGCCGCAAGCACCTACCTGCTGTACTTCGACCTGCACGCGGGCGGTACGAACCTCATGCTGCTGTATCCGCTGGCCGGGCTGTTCGCCGGCGTGGCCGGCATCATCCCGGCCATCCTGGTGGCGGCCTTCCCACCCGCGATCAGGTTTTCCGGCATCTCCCTGTCCTACAACGTCGCGTACGCCATCTGCGGCGCGGCCACGCCGCTGCTCGTCGGGTTCCTGGCCAAGACGGCCGGAGGCATGGGTCCTGCCCATTACGTCGGCGCGGTATCGCTGGTTGGCGTGGGGTGCGCCATTTACCTGCTGGTAACCCGCCGGGCCTTCTACCAGCGCTGA
- a CDS encoding ATP-dependent zinc protease family protein, translating into MTDVITLGWRERLALPSLGVAILKAKLDTGARSSSLHVEWLEVEERADGTWLRFQVRTTRRGGLSSPCEARALGRRAVTDSGGHTTERWFIEAEIELAGQRFTAEVNLTDRRHMLFPLLLGRTALLGRFRVDPSLSYSQTPRRAVREPT; encoded by the coding sequence ATGACTGACGTCATCACCCTAGGCTGGCGCGAACGGCTTGCACTCCCGTCGCTCGGCGTCGCCATCCTCAAAGCCAAGCTCGACACGGGCGCGCGCTCGTCGTCGCTGCACGTGGAGTGGCTGGAAGTAGAGGAGCGTGCGGACGGTACCTGGCTGCGCTTCCAGGTGCGCACCACGCGCCGGGGCGGGCTATCCTCGCCCTGCGAGGCCCGTGCCCTGGGCCGCCGCGCCGTGACCGATTCGGGTGGCCACACCACCGAGCGCTGGTTCATCGAGGCCGAGATCGAGCTGGCCGGGCAGCGGTTCACCGCCGAGGTGAACCTGACCGACCGCCGGCACATGCTGTTCCCCTTACTACTTGGCCGGACCGCCCTGCTGGGCCGGTTCCGCGTCGATCCCTCGCTTTCCTACTCGCAGACGCCGCGCCGCGCCGTCCGGGAACCCACATGA
- the rimK gene encoding 30S ribosomal protein S6--L-glutamate ligase, translated as MKIAILSRNARLYSTQRLVEAARKRKHTVKVLDPLRCYMSIAPQSFAIHFKGKPLGPLDCVIPRIGASSTFYGTAVLRQLELMGVLTPNPSDAVLRARDKLRCLQLLASRGIDMPVTAFGDNPDDTSDLLAMLGDPPHIIKLNEGTQGAGVVLAEKRSASQSVIEAFRGLYANFLVQEFIREANGSDLRCFVVGNEVVASMQRSSAPGEFRANLHRGGSAAAVELSDEERRVAIEAASALGLEVAGVDLLRSSRGPLLLEVNASPGLEGIEGSTGVDVAGAIIAHCEARHAARPAVPKVRRARSPKGLTAI; from the coding sequence ATGAAGATCGCCATCCTGTCGCGCAATGCGCGGCTGTACTCCACGCAGCGCCTGGTCGAGGCGGCGCGCAAGCGCAAGCACACGGTCAAGGTGCTGGACCCGCTGCGCTGCTACATGAGCATTGCCCCGCAGTCGTTCGCCATCCACTTCAAGGGCAAGCCCTTGGGGCCCCTGGATTGCGTGATCCCGCGCATTGGCGCCTCCAGTACCTTCTATGGCACGGCGGTGCTGCGCCAGCTCGAGCTGATGGGCGTGCTCACGCCCAACCCATCCGATGCCGTGCTGCGCGCCCGCGACAAGCTGCGCTGCCTGCAGTTGCTGGCCTCCCGCGGCATCGACATGCCGGTGACGGCCTTCGGCGATAACCCCGACGACACCAGCGATCTGCTGGCGATGCTGGGTGACCCGCCGCACATCATCAAGCTGAACGAAGGTACCCAGGGCGCCGGCGTGGTGCTGGCCGAGAAGCGCTCGGCCTCGCAGAGCGTCATCGAGGCCTTCCGCGGCCTTTACGCCAACTTCCTCGTCCAGGAGTTCATCCGCGAGGCCAACGGCAGCGATCTGCGCTGCTTCGTCGTGGGCAATGAGGTCGTGGCATCGATGCAGCGGTCGTCGGCCCCGGGTGAGTTCCGGGCCAACCTGCACCGGGGTGGTAGCGCGGCTGCCGTGGAGCTTTCCGACGAGGAGCGCCGGGTGGCGATCGAGGCCGCCTCGGCCCTGGGGCTGGAGGTGGCCGGCGTGGACCTGCTGCGCTCGTCGCGCGGCCCCCTGCTGCTGGAAGTGAACGCGTCGCCGGGCCTGGAGGGCATCGAAGGCAGCACCGGCGTGGACGTGGCCGGGGCCATCATTGCCCACTGCGAGGCCCGCCATGCCGCCCGCCCGGCCGTCCCGAAGGTCCGCCGGGCCAGGTCCCCCAAGGGGTTAACAGCGATTTAA
- a CDS encoding response regulator transcription factor, whose amino-acid sequence MRVLVIEDNTDIATNIGDYLEDRGHVVDFAGDGVTGLHLAVVHDFDVIVLDLTLPGMDGLDVAKKLRHEAHKQTPVLMLTARDSLEHKLTGFESGADDYMTKPFALQELAARLEVLARRGKGPQSRVLKVGGLTYNLDTLTVTREGKSIQLNPIGLKLLQALMEASPSVVTRQDLEQRVWGEELPDSDSLRVHIHGLRAAIDKPFEKPLIHTRHGIGYRMVDPDAVPT is encoded by the coding sequence ATGCGCGTCCTGGTCATCGAAGACAACACCGACATCGCCACCAACATCGGGGATTACCTCGAGGACCGTGGCCATGTCGTCGATTTTGCCGGCGACGGCGTCACCGGCCTGCACCTGGCCGTGGTCCACGATTTCGACGTGATCGTGCTCGACCTTACCCTGCCGGGTATGGATGGGCTCGATGTCGCGAAGAAACTGCGCCACGAAGCCCACAAGCAGACCCCGGTACTCATGCTCACCGCCCGCGATTCGCTGGAGCACAAGCTCACCGGTTTTGAATCCGGCGCGGACGATTACATGACCAAGCCGTTCGCCCTGCAGGAACTGGCCGCTCGCCTGGAAGTCCTGGCGCGCCGTGGCAAGGGCCCGCAGAGCCGAGTGCTGAAGGTCGGCGGCCTTACCTACAACCTGGATACCCTCACGGTCACCCGCGAAGGCAAATCCATCCAGCTGAACCCGATCGGGCTGAAGCTGCTGCAGGCGCTCATGGAAGCCAGCCCGTCCGTCGTGACGCGCCAGGACCTGGAGCAGCGCGTGTGGGGCGAGGAGCTGCCCGACTCGGATTCGCTGCGCGTCCATATCCACGGCCTGCGTGCCGCTATTGATAAACCCTTCGAGAAGCCGTTGATCCACACGCGCCACGGCATCGGATACCGCATGGTCGATCCGGATGCGGTCCCGACGTAA